The window ACCCGGAATCCATGTCCCCTGCTGCGGCGTATGGACTCCGGGCGCGCGGCCTCAGTCGCGCTCCGAATTGACGGGCTTGGGACTTCGTTTACGAATGTTCTTGTAATGTTCTCATACGGGCTTTAGCCTGCCTGCGACCATTCGGGAACGATTCCGCCTATGCCGGCCTGTCATGTCTAAGCGCCATCTCGCCTTTGTCTGCCAGAACTGCGGCGCCGCGGCTTCTCGCTGGCAGGGCCGCTGCGAGGCCTGCGGCGAGTGGAACTCGCTAACCGAGGAAGGCGGCGACAAGCCTGTCGGCCCGCGCAAGCCGGCCAAAGGCCGCCTGTTCAAGCTCGAGCCCCTCACTGGCGAAGCCAAGGACGCCCCGCGCCTGCCCTCGGGCCTGTCCGAACTCGACCGCGTCACCGGCGGCGGCTTCGTCCGCGGCTCGGTGATCCTGATGGCCGGCGATCCCGGCATCGGCAAATCGACCTTGCTGATCCAGGCCAGTGCCGCGCTCGCTCGCGCCGGCCACCGCGCCGTCTACATCTCCGGCGAGGAAGCCGCCGCCCAGGTGCGGCTGCGCGCCGAGCGGCTCGGCCTGTCCGATGCGCCGGTCGAACTCGCCAGCGAGACCTCGGTCGAGGACATCATCGCCACTTTGTCCGAAGGCAAGGTGCCGCGGCTCATCATCATCGACTCGATCCAGACCATGTGGACCGACGCGGTCGAAAGCGCGCCCGGCACCGTGACGCAGGTGCGCGGCGCGGCGCAAACCTTGATCCGCTTCGCCAAGCGCTCCGGCGCCGCGGTGATCCTGGTCGGCCATGTCACCAAGGATGGCCAGATCGCCGGCCCCCGCGTCGTCGAGCATATGGTCGATGCCGTGCTCTCCTTCGAGGGCGAAGGCTCGCACCAGTTCCGCATCTTGCGCGCGGTGAAGAACCGCTTCGGCCCGACCGACGAGATCGGCGTCTTCGAGATGACCGGTGCGGGCCTGCGCGAGGTGAGCAATCCGTCCGAACTGTTCCTGTCGGAGCGCGATCTCGGCTCGCCCGGCACCGCGGTGTTCGCCGGCATGGAGGGCACGCGGCCGCTGCTGGTGGAAATCCAGGC of the Undibacter mobilis genome contains:
- the radA gene encoding DNA repair protein RadA — protein: MSKRHLAFVCQNCGAAASRWQGRCEACGEWNSLTEEGGDKPVGPRKPAKGRLFKLEPLTGEAKDAPRLPSGLSELDRVTGGGFVRGSVILMAGDPGIGKSTLLIQASAALARAGHRAVYISGEEAAAQVRLRAERLGLSDAPVELASETSVEDIIATLSEGKVPRLIIIDSIQTMWTDAVESAPGTVTQVRGAAQTLIRFAKRSGAAVILVGHVTKDGQIAGPRVVEHMVDAVLSFEGEGSHQFRILRAVKNRFGPTDEIGVFEMTGAGLREVSNPSELFLSERDLGSPGTAVFAGMEGTRPLLVEIQALVAPTSLGTPRRAVVGWDSSRLAMVLAVLEAHCGVKLGGYDVYLNVAGGMRINEPAADLAAAAALISSLANSPLPADAVYFGEVSLSGAIRPVSHSPARLKEAAKLGFARAVMPEAARGEAGDPAIRFMTVGQLSGLVADIAALGKPRPVAEPRRKDG